GATACAGAGCAGCGGCTGATCAGCACCATTCGGGCCGGAGAGCTTGAGGAGGCTAAACGGATTGTCCGTGCGATCGTTGCCCAGAACATGGAACAGCGGGAATTATCCATGGAAATGAAGCAACAGCTTGTCGGTGAAATAAAGGGGACCTTTCTTAAGCTTCTGGATCAAAAGGCATTTACAGAATACTCGGACATCGAAAGTGTGAAGCGGCGGGTCATAGACATTGGTTCGTCGGAACGGCTCGAAATGATTCAGACCGAATTTTTTGTCATTATGGAAGAGCTGTGTGGACTTATTGCGAATAAAAAGAAGGATATTCATATTCAGATTATTAAGCAGATCAAGGAATATACCGTAGAGAATTATTCGGATACAGAGCTGAGTCTGTACCGGGTAGCTGAACAGGTGGAACGGCCTGAAAAATATATTTCTCAATTGTTTAAAGAGGTTACCGGTGTCAATTTCTCCGACCATTTGATAAAAGTCAGAATGGATCAGGCTGTGATCCTACTCAAAGATAGTCGGTATACCGTTGACGAGATTGCCGTGCGGGTCGGTTACAACAGCTCACACTCTTTTAGACGGGCATTCAAGAGGTTAATCGGCGTTTCACCAAGTGCTTATAGACAGTCTATCGATGAATAAACAGTGCCATAGCATGTGGCTGCATTGTCCTCCCTCAGGGCGATGCAGCTTTTTTAATGAGTATTAACCCTAATTGCGGAAAAATGGCCGTTCTACAGCTATTTTGCGCTCCCGGATTAGGGTTATTTGTACGCTGAAATGCCCAAGTGTACCTTTTCTTTGGGGCTAAAAGTCAACTATGATCAATCCGTAGAAAGCGCTATCACAAACTACTGGCGGTTGCTTAGGGGGGATTGTTCTGGAGAAAGAAATAGTATTACACCACAAGTCGTTACCGAAGCGTAGGGGCTCTGTATTTTTACAAAATGCTCGCAGAAGTATGAAAAAGCACTGGCAGCTACATTTGCTCGTGATTCCACCTCTACTATTTTTCCTCATTTTTAAGTATTATCCAATGCTAAACGCGGTTCTAGCCTTCAAGGACTACAACGTGATTAAAGGAATATGGGGAAGTCCCTGGGTTGGATTTCATAATTTCCGCTTATTTTTTGAAAATCCGCAATTTTGGACACTGCTCAAGAACACCATCATGCTTAGTGGTTACCTGCTGCTGGCAGGATTCCCAATCCCGATTATCCTTGCTCTCATGATTAATGAGTTGCGCGGCGGAAGATTCAAAAAGTTCGTCCAGCTCGTATCTTTTGCGCCTTATTTCATCTCGACGGTAGTCATGGTGTCCATTATCATGCTATTTATGGCACCTCGCCTTGGGTTTGCGAACATTGCGCTCAATTTCTTCGGTCTAGAGTCGATCAATTTCCTTGGAGAACCGGGAATGTTTCGTTCAATTTATGTCTGGTCCGATATTTGGCAGACCGCGGGCTACAGCGCCGTTATCTATTTAGCAGCGCTTGCCGGTATAGATCCGACGCTTTACGAGGCAGCCAAAGTCGATGGCGCTTCGCGTTTTCAAAAAATCCGTTATATTGATCTGCCAGGTATTGTGCCTACCATCGTCATCATCCTGATTTTGAATGTTGGGAATGTCATGGCTATTGGTTTTGAGAAGGTCTATCTGCTGCAGAACCCGCTCAATCTGGCGAACTCCGAGATCATTGCCACTT
This window of the Paenibacillus sp. FSL R10-2734 genome carries:
- a CDS encoding ABC transporter permease subunit, translating into MKKHWQLHLLVIPPLLFFLIFKYYPMLNAVLAFKDYNVIKGIWGSPWVGFHNFRLFFENPQFWTLLKNTIMLSGYLLLAGFPIPIILALMINELRGGRFKKFVQLVSFAPYFISTVVMVSIIMLFMAPRLGFANIALNFFGLESINFLGEPGMFRSIYVWSDIWQTAGYSAVIYLAALAGIDPTLYEAAKVDGASRFQKIRYIDLPGIVPTIVIILILNVGNVMAIGFEKVYLLQNPLNLANSEIIATYVYRVGLLNANYSFATAVGLFNSVINLILLLTVNGLAKRITNNSIW